Proteins from a single region of Leptospira brenneri:
- a CDS encoding radical SAM protein codes for MAETSTLNQRPASSIKLLEEMERLYKDIPMEAIVKQDILRQGIHFLPESFQVKDPYKSKDYFIFSFDHIPLADLKDGADTKAPEEIKISGGHFGLLKTVISTRNNPNSPYKMKSKEGIPTLFLEETEIGSAEYPPIPSWYRHKTKSGKLPGEVAPVIEWGYLLYLTVFRNCQYFGKDEECAYCDINHNYRQQKGAGRPYTGVKDVEDILEVLSWVDAEDQIAKVYTITGGSVLTNLKKKSEVDFYLQYPEGIEARFPKRWMGKLVAQAFEKEDCQRFKDAGIQIYHPNYEVWDKALFEKICPGKSSWIGYENWIRRVVDSAEVFGPENVIPNFVGGVELSEPWGFKTVTEAITSTKQGLDFFMSKGIVPRFTAWCPEPFTTLGQQAGPPLVYFCELLRAWKETFEKYGLPTPPGYGEPGPGKAVFSVSAFMDVIGYSGRN; via the coding sequence ATGGCTGAAACCTCTACACTGAACCAAAGACCCGCCTCCTCCATTAAACTCCTAGAAGAAATGGAAAGGTTGTACAAAGACATTCCGATGGAAGCCATTGTCAAACAAGACATCTTAAGGCAAGGGATTCATTTTTTGCCAGAATCCTTCCAAGTCAAAGATCCTTATAAATCCAAAGATTATTTTATCTTTTCCTTTGATCATATCCCTCTTGCTGACTTAAAAGATGGGGCGGATACAAAAGCTCCCGAGGAGATCAAAATCTCCGGAGGTCACTTTGGGCTTTTAAAAACAGTGATTTCCACAAGAAACAACCCAAACTCTCCTTACAAAATGAAATCAAAGGAAGGGATTCCTACTTTGTTTTTAGAAGAGACTGAGATTGGAAGTGCTGAGTATCCTCCCATTCCCTCTTGGTATAGACACAAAACCAAATCAGGGAAATTGCCAGGCGAAGTCGCTCCCGTGATCGAATGGGGTTATCTATTGTATCTCACTGTCTTTCGAAACTGCCAGTACTTTGGAAAAGACGAAGAATGCGCTTATTGCGATATCAATCATAATTACCGCCAACAAAAAGGTGCGGGTCGGCCCTATACCGGAGTGAAGGATGTAGAAGATATTTTAGAAGTCCTTTCTTGGGTGGATGCCGAAGACCAGATCGCAAAAGTATATACCATTACTGGTGGATCGGTTCTGACCAATCTAAAGAAAAAATCAGAAGTAGATTTTTACCTCCAATACCCAGAAGGCATTGAAGCAAGGTTTCCCAAACGTTGGATGGGGAAACTTGTAGCCCAAGCCTTTGAAAAGGAAGATTGCCAAAGGTTCAAAGATGCAGGGATTCAAATTTACCATCCGAATTATGAAGTTTGGGACAAGGCTCTCTTTGAAAAGATCTGTCCCGGAAAATCAAGTTGGATTGGTTATGAAAACTGGATTCGCAGGGTTGTAGATTCTGCAGAAGTATTTGGTCCAGAAAATGTCATTCCTAATTTTGTGGGAGGCGTAGAACTTTCCGAACCTTGGGGATTTAAAACAGTTACAGAGGCCATCACTTCCACAAAACAAGGTTTAGATTTCTTTATGTCGAAAGGAATTGTTCCTCGTTTTACCGCTTGGTGTCCGGAACCTTTTACAACCCTTGGCCAACAAGCAGGACCACCTCTGGTTTATTTTTGTGAACTACTGCGTGCGTGGAAAGAAACCTTTGAAAAGTATGGTCTCCCCACTCCTCCGGGTTACGGAGAACCAGGCCCAGGTAAGGCGGTGTTTTCCGTTTCTGCTTTTATGGACGTGATAGGATATTCTGGACGAAATTAG
- a CDS encoding PP2C family protein-serine/threonine phosphatase has translation MRKLILLAGVFSLLLLQSACLGPEPEEQHRFRKGVLDIRDLTFKENTIVDLHGEWELYYGDFHYPPFHGEKPLTGYLTIPNSWQDEEFGGKELPRTGHVTLRAFVHLSKQTIGQELRIYIPDIASSYRFFANGVLIGGQGKPGINKFDDTPRIKSKYYTLIPDEEVVELVFHIANYDNNFGGFWAIPSIGNKNALDREKMLSNARELFLLGALVLIGLYHFGLYFYKRKETSIFYFALFCFLLGIRLAFTGERYILEVFPNFHWPTAFRIEFASFYFAVPTFLLFIHSLFPEESDWRYVRYALIASTVFALTLILPISVFTILLYGFQVLAFFTIGYVIHINLKAVFNKRPNSKLFFLGLLILAFSVAFDILRHSVNNRGIGLTPYALLCFIFIQSLILSSRVANAFLRAEELAMSLKISNESLLAVTENLEQIVSERTYQLNSSLNRIKKDLLLAKKIQQKILPEDGIKFEHLKIHLYFQPQGEVGGDFYDIFELDNGTVRFFVADATGHGIQAALYTMAIKSEYEAIKRFITKTDDLMNHLNQKIQNKFSGLKIVFSGFLLDIDTKTKTVYYSSAGHPNQIFQKNGEQIILERTGNIIGLKKDQPYTQKQFQIAEGDRILLFTDGMLEQKNESREEFGTERIQKILSDYKEKESERVLAELVIQLFLFQGKEEQEDDQTMVLVEWEKPS, from the coding sequence ATGCGAAAATTAATTCTACTTGCGGGAGTTTTTTCTCTCCTGTTATTACAGTCTGCTTGTTTAGGTCCTGAACCAGAAGAACAACATCGGTTCCGAAAAGGGGTTCTGGACATTCGTGACCTAACTTTTAAAGAAAATACCATTGTTGACTTACATGGGGAATGGGAATTGTATTATGGAGATTTCCACTACCCTCCTTTCCATGGAGAAAAACCTCTCACAGGATACCTAACCATTCCGAACTCTTGGCAAGACGAAGAATTTGGAGGAAAGGAATTACCAAGAACCGGCCACGTCACCTTACGAGCATTTGTTCATCTTAGCAAACAAACCATAGGCCAAGAATTAAGAATTTATATTCCAGACATTGCCTCATCGTACCGGTTCTTTGCCAACGGAGTTTTGATTGGTGGTCAAGGGAAACCAGGGATCAACAAATTTGATGATACTCCCAGAATCAAATCCAAATACTACACTCTGATTCCTGATGAAGAGGTGGTTGAACTCGTATTTCATATTGCAAATTATGATAATAATTTTGGTGGATTCTGGGCCATCCCGAGTATAGGAAATAAAAATGCTTTGGACCGAGAAAAGATGCTCTCCAATGCACGTGAACTTTTTTTACTTGGAGCTCTAGTTCTCATTGGTCTCTATCATTTCGGATTGTACTTTTACAAAAGAAAAGAAACTTCGATTTTTTACTTTGCCCTCTTTTGTTTTTTACTGGGGATTCGTCTAGCCTTTACAGGGGAAAGGTATATCTTAGAAGTATTTCCAAACTTCCACTGGCCAACAGCCTTTCGGATTGAATTTGCTTCTTTTTATTTTGCAGTACCAACATTCTTATTGTTTATCCATTCGCTATTTCCAGAAGAATCCGATTGGCGATATGTTCGTTATGCATTGATCGCAAGTACAGTCTTTGCTCTCACACTTATTTTACCAATTTCTGTATTTACCATTTTATTATATGGATTTCAAGTTTTAGCATTTTTTACAATTGGGTATGTCATCCATATCAATCTAAAGGCAGTATTCAATAAACGCCCCAATTCCAAATTGTTTTTTTTAGGACTTCTCATTTTAGCATTTTCTGTTGCCTTTGATATTTTAAGGCATAGTGTCAATAACAGAGGGATTGGACTCACTCCTTACGCCCTACTATGTTTTATCTTTATCCAATCACTCATTCTCTCTAGTCGTGTGGCCAATGCATTTTTACGAGCAGAGGAACTAGCAATGAGTTTAAAAATTAGTAACGAATCTTTACTCGCAGTGACAGAAAACTTGGAACAAATCGTTTCCGAGAGAACGTATCAATTAAACTCTTCTTTGAATCGAATCAAAAAGGATCTACTTCTTGCTAAAAAAATACAACAAAAGATTCTTCCGGAAGATGGAATCAAATTTGAACATTTAAAAATTCATTTGTACTTCCAACCACAAGGCGAAGTTGGTGGAGATTTTTATGATATCTTTGAACTAGATAACGGAACGGTTCGTTTTTTTGTCGCAGATGCCACAGGGCACGGAATCCAAGCAGCCTTGTATACAATGGCGATCAAATCAGAATATGAAGCCATCAAAAGGTTTATCACCAAAACAGATGATCTCATGAACCATCTAAACCAAAAGATTCAAAATAAATTCTCTGGACTCAAAATTGTTTTTTCTGGATTTTTACTCGATATAGACACAAAAACGAAAACCGTCTATTACTCGTCAGCTGGTCACCCAAATCAAATTTTTCAAAAAAATGGGGAACAAATCATCCTGGAACGAACAGGAAATATCATTGGTTTAAAAAAAGACCAACCCTATACGCAAAAACAATTCCAGATTGCCGAGGGGGATCGAATCCTTTTGTTTACGGATGGAATGTTGGAACAAAAAAATGAATCGAGAGAAGAATTTGGAACAGAACGAATCCAAAAGATCCTGAGTGATTATAAAGAGAAGGAATCCGAACGTGTGCTTGCGGAACTTGTCATCCAATTATTTCTCTTCCAAGGAAAAGAAGAACAAGAGGATGACCAAACGATGGTTCTTGTCGAATGGGAAAAACCTTCTTAA
- a CDS encoding PLP-dependent aminotransferase family protein, translating to METELPSIFSAKRTSFVRTSVIREILKLTVKNSDILSFAGGLPNPNLFPREILSSVMESVIHENLSTALQYGDSSGYAALRFQIIEKLTDVSWAKSDSTIITHGSQQGLDILGKMFMDSDTNVLLEDPVYLGALQAFSPYQPNFFSVPMEPDGPNLYWLEEILSQNKIHVFYANPSYQNPSTYTWSLEKRKQIAKILDDKEILFIEDEAYRYLDFDGKVYPSVSSFRNKKELTFILGSFSKVISPGFRLGWVLVPDPYLSLFTAVKQGNDLNSNQFSQVVISKLLEVMDFKTHLQAIQSFYQEKKENLVSLLNKHLPEVRFSLPEGGMFLWVEYPKVSSKELMERCIASGVAMVPGTEFSPASLSSSFFRMNFSFLDNNQMEIGVKRIAKAYRDINT from the coding sequence ATGGAAACGGAACTGCCAAGTATTTTTTCTGCGAAACGAACTTCTTTTGTTCGGACATCCGTCATTCGTGAAATTTTAAAATTAACAGTAAAAAATTCAGATATCCTTTCCTTTGCGGGAGGACTTCCTAATCCAAATTTATTTCCGAGAGAAATATTAAGTTCTGTAATGGAGTCAGTAATCCATGAAAATCTTTCTACTGCACTTCAGTATGGAGATTCCTCAGGATACGCGGCCTTACGGTTTCAAATCATCGAAAAGTTAACAGATGTCTCTTGGGCAAAATCTGATTCCACCATCATCACTCATGGTTCCCAACAAGGTTTGGATATTTTGGGAAAGATGTTTATGGACTCGGATACCAATGTGTTATTAGAAGATCCTGTTTATTTAGGAGCTTTGCAGGCTTTTTCTCCTTACCAACCTAATTTTTTTAGTGTTCCTATGGAACCTGATGGTCCCAATCTTTACTGGTTGGAAGAAATTTTATCTCAAAATAAAATCCATGTTTTTTATGCAAATCCTTCGTATCAAAATCCTTCAACCTATACTTGGTCTTTAGAAAAAAGAAAACAGATAGCAAAGATTTTGGATGATAAAGAAATTTTATTCATAGAGGATGAGGCATACCGGTATTTAGACTTTGATGGTAAGGTTTACCCATCGGTAAGTTCTTTTCGCAACAAAAAAGAGTTAACGTTTATTTTGGGGAGTTTTTCGAAAGTAATTTCACCTGGTTTTCGTTTGGGATGGGTTTTGGTTCCTGATCCTTATCTTTCTTTGTTTACTGCTGTCAAACAGGGAAATGACTTAAATTCCAATCAGTTTTCTCAAGTAGTGATATCAAAACTTTTAGAAGTGATGGATTTTAAAACTCATCTCCAAGCCATTCAGTCCTTTTACCAAGAGAAAAAGGAAAACCTGGTTTCTTTACTAAATAAGCACCTTCCCGAAGTTAGGTTTTCTCTGCCAGAGGGAGGAATGTTTCTTTGGGTTGAGTATCCTAAGGTATCTTCAAAGGAACTAATGGAAAGATGTATTGCCAGCGGTGTGGCCATGGTTCCCGGAACTGAGTTTTCACCTGCCAGTCTGTCTTCTTCTTTTTTTCGAATGAACTTTAGTTTTTTAGATAACAACCAAATGGAAATAGGTGTGAAACGAATCGCAAAAGCCTATCGAGACATAAATACGTGA
- a CDS encoding PLP-dependent aminotransferase family protein, whose translation MTKYKTLAEDLKKEIQSGFYSEKERIPSLREIQNLKECSLTTAKEAYRILEEEGYIFVVPQSGYFVHPNISSVISGPQNEFYPAVEADDRIQQIMRTVMDPKLISFGAAIPSDFYLPLGGIVSSFKKALKHKEIFSYGDLQGNPELREWISKRLSIQGYRANPDQIQITSGCTESITFSLLSSTEPGDTVIVPSPIYVGLFQILETLKLKVVEIPYRKEEGISVTEYEKLIKRHKPKVFLFSANFNNPNGILLSEENKQNLAKLSYQYGIQLVEDDIYGDLYFSGTRPKPLVSYFPSDSKSPKSYLCSSFSKTISPGLRMGWVASKNGIRDLSKRTRAYKISENNPTQMAVLQYLKLQTFERHLKFLRSEYKKLTEEYIKLLSFYSEGILEIQKPDGGFVLWIKSPLDGDKLLTESKKIGMAIAPGSLFGLSKHWDHHFRLNVSVGFSPKIREKLIQFSKLFLKKRKT comes from the coding sequence ATGACAAAATACAAAACCCTAGCAGAAGACCTAAAAAAGGAAATCCAATCAGGATTTTACTCTGAAAAAGAAAGAATCCCTTCTCTTCGGGAAATTCAAAATTTAAAAGAATGTAGCCTTACTACAGCAAAAGAAGCCTATCGGATCCTAGAAGAGGAAGGATATATTTTTGTAGTCCCTCAGTCGGGATACTTTGTACATCCGAATATTAGTTCGGTCATTTCGGGACCACAAAACGAATTTTATCCAGCAGTAGAAGCTGATGATAGAATCCAACAAATCATGCGAACTGTAATGGATCCCAAACTCATTTCTTTTGGAGCAGCCATTCCTTCTGATTTTTACCTTCCTTTGGGTGGGATTGTCTCCTCATTTAAAAAAGCACTGAAACACAAAGAAATTTTTTCCTATGGAGACTTACAAGGAAACCCTGAACTACGAGAATGGATTAGCAAACGTTTGTCGATCCAAGGTTACAGGGCAAACCCAGACCAAATTCAGATTACAAGCGGATGTACAGAATCCATCACATTTTCTTTACTGAGTTCCACGGAACCTGGAGACACAGTCATAGTCCCCTCTCCTATTTATGTTGGGTTATTTCAGATTCTGGAAACTCTGAAACTGAAAGTGGTAGAAATTCCTTATAGAAAAGAAGAAGGAATCTCTGTGACCGAATACGAAAAACTAATCAAACGTCATAAACCGAAAGTTTTTTTATTTTCGGCTAACTTTAATAATCCGAATGGAATTTTACTAAGCGAAGAAAACAAACAAAATTTAGCAAAACTTTCTTACCAATATGGAATCCAATTGGTAGAGGATGATATATACGGAGATTTATATTTTTCAGGAACAAGACCAAAACCCCTGGTTAGTTATTTTCCCTCCGATTCCAAAAGTCCAAAATCGTATTTATGTTCTTCCTTTTCCAAAACAATTTCCCCAGGACTTAGAATGGGTTGGGTTGCTTCCAAAAATGGAATCAGAGATTTAAGCAAACGTACACGGGCCTATAAAATTTCAGAAAATAATCCCACCCAAATGGCAGTCCTTCAGTATTTAAAACTACAAACTTTTGAAAGGCATCTTAAATTCTTACGTTCTGAATACAAAAAACTTACAGAAGAATATATAAAACTTTTAAGTTTCTATAGCGAAGGAATTTTAGAAATTCAAAAACCAGATGGCGGTTTTGTTTTGTGGATCAAATCTCCGTTAGATGGTGACAAACTCCTTACGGAATCTAAAAAAATCGGAATGGCCATAGCACCTGGTTCTCTTTTTGGACTTTCCAAACACTGGGATCACCATTTTCGATTGAATGTATCCGTAGGATTTTCTCCCAAAATCAGAGAAAAACTCATCCAGTTCTCTAAGTTGTTTTTAAAAAAAAGGAAAACTTAA